A part of Acipenser ruthenus chromosome 12, fAciRut3.2 maternal haplotype, whole genome shotgun sequence genomic DNA contains:
- the insl5a gene encoding insulin-like 5a, with amino-acid sequence MRAVILCVLLLAVLSASTEVQGDMKVVKLCGREFIRAVIYTCGGSRWRRLLDEQELTGVGSEALFPSGNGIPECSDPQAYNSQRQGTDSEEPLNYRTRAEGELSPRARRDLNQLLTTACCQWGCNKKDLSSLC; translated from the exons ATGAGAGCCGTAAtcctgtgtgtgctgctgctggCAGTGCTGTCTGCAAGCACTGAAGTCCAAGGTGATATGAAGGTGGTGAAGCTGTGCGGTAGGGAGTTTATCAGGGCTGTTATCTACACCTGTGGAGGCTCTAGGTGGAGAAGACTTCTGGATGAACAAGAGTTGACAG GTGTGGGTAGTGAGGCTCTGTTTCCATCTGGCAATGGAATTCCGGAGTGCAGTGACCCCCAGGCTTACAACTCCCAGAGGCAGGGAACAGACAGCGAGGAACCCCTGAACTACAGAACACGGGCTGAGGGGGAGCTTTCCCCCAGAGCCAGGAGGGACCTGAACCAGCTTCTCACCACAGCCTGTTGCCAATGGGGCTGCAACAAGAAAGACTTGAGCTCTCTCTGCTAA